One genomic segment of Sanyastnella coralliicola includes these proteins:
- a CDS encoding polyprenol monophosphomannose synthase, producing MPDSLVIIPTYNEKENIERITRKVFSFEHPFHILVVDDGSPDGTADIVKGLQQEFPERLHIVEREGKLGLGTAYIAGFRWGIERKYEYIFEMDADFSHNPEDLIRLRHACAEEGADFAIGSRYVKGGKVDNWPLNRVMMSFFASVYVNSILWMGIRDCTAGFKCYTRKVLETIDLDSITFIGYAFQIEMKYKAQRLGFKAKEVPITFIDRQYGESKMSMGIFKEAFWGVMKMRFMKVKPAK from the coding sequence GTGCCTGATAGTCTCGTCATCATACCAACGTATAACGAAAAGGAAAACATTGAGCGCATTACGCGTAAAGTGTTCTCATTCGAACATCCATTCCACATTCTTGTGGTTGACGATGGTTCTCCTGATGGAACTGCAGATATCGTAAAAGGACTGCAACAAGAGTTTCCGGAGCGTCTGCACATTGTAGAACGTGAAGGGAAACTTGGTCTAGGTACAGCATACATCGCCGGATTCAGATGGGGAATTGAACGTAAGTACGAGTACATCTTTGAGATGGATGCTGACTTCTCTCACAACCCTGAAGATTTGATTCGCCTTCGTCACGCTTGCGCGGAAGAAGGGGCTGATTTCGCCATTGGATCTCGTTACGTCAAAGGAGGAAAGGTTGACAACTGGCCGCTTAACCGCGTCATGATGAGCTTTTTCGCCTCGGTATACGTGAACTCAATTCTTTGGATGGGAATTCGCGATTGTACAGCCGGTTTCAAGTGTTATACACGTAAAGTGTTGGAGACGATTGATCTTGATAGCATCACCTTCATTGGCTACGCTTTCCAGATTGAGATGAAGTACAAAGCTCAGCGACTTGGATTCAAGGCCAAAGAGGTACCGATCACCTTCATCGATCGCCAATACGGCGAAAGCAAGATGAGCATGGGCATCTTTAAAGAAGCCTTCTGGGGCGTTATGAAAATGCGCTTCATGAAAGTTAAACCAGCAAAGTAA
- a CDS encoding dihydroorotase, producing the protein MSTLIKNVSVINEGTVRKAHVLINEDRIERIDLSCTIEPNAREVIEAEGKYLLPGAIDDQVHFREPGLTHKAELATESKAAVAGGITSFMEMPNTVPNTLTQELLQQKYDRAAEVSPANYSFFMGASNDNIEEVLKTDPKQVCGVKVFMGSSTGNMLVDNRATLEGIFKECPMLIATHCEDEATIRANTEKARATYGENVPISQHPVIRDAEACYRSSSMAVELATKYDARLHILHISTAKEISLFRNDIPLEEKRITAEACIHHLWFTDKQYLDKGTHIKWNPAVKTADDRAAVRAALKSGHIDVVATDHAPHTLEEKSQSYFKAPSGGPLVQHAMVAMFEMAKDGIIDMTDIPQLMSHNVARVFDMGQRGYVREGYFADLVLVDPNDSWTVTRDNLLYKCGWSPFEGQEFSHRIHATWVNGVKVYDGENVTDNPAGKRLTFDR; encoded by the coding sequence ATGTCAACTCTAATTAAGAACGTCTCGGTCATTAATGAAGGCACCGTGCGTAAAGCACACGTACTCATCAATGAAGACCGTATTGAACGCATTGATCTCAGCTGCACGATTGAACCCAATGCACGAGAAGTCATTGAAGCCGAAGGGAAGTACCTTCTTCCAGGTGCCATTGATGACCAAGTGCATTTCCGTGAGCCTGGATTGACGCATAAGGCAGAGTTGGCTACAGAATCAAAGGCAGCCGTAGCCGGAGGAATCACTTCCTTCATGGAGATGCCGAATACTGTTCCAAATACCCTAACACAAGAGCTACTCCAACAGAAGTACGACCGTGCGGCGGAAGTTTCGCCAGCGAACTACTCGTTCTTCATGGGAGCCAGTAATGACAACATTGAAGAGGTGCTGAAAACAGACCCTAAACAAGTGTGTGGGGTGAAAGTATTCATGGGTTCTTCTACAGGAAACATGCTGGTTGACAACCGTGCTACGCTTGAAGGAATTTTCAAGGAGTGTCCGATGCTCATCGCTACACACTGTGAAGATGAGGCGACGATTCGTGCCAATACAGAAAAGGCACGCGCGACCTACGGTGAGAATGTTCCGATCAGCCAACACCCAGTCATTCGCGATGCGGAGGCATGTTACCGCAGCTCGTCTATGGCGGTAGAATTGGCAACGAAGTACGATGCGCGTCTGCACATTCTGCATATCTCAACAGCGAAAGAAATCAGCCTCTTCCGCAATGATATTCCACTCGAAGAAAAGCGCATCACTGCAGAGGCTTGTATTCACCACCTTTGGTTCACAGACAAGCAATACCTCGATAAAGGAACCCATATCAAATGGAATCCTGCGGTGAAAACTGCAGACGATCGTGCGGCAGTTCGCGCAGCGTTGAAGTCAGGTCATATTGATGTTGTAGCTACAGATCACGCTCCTCACACTTTGGAAGAAAAGTCTCAGAGCTACTTCAAAGCGCCTTCAGGTGGACCACTCGTTCAACATGCTATGGTGGCCATGTTTGAAATGGCGAAAGACGGTATCATCGATATGACAGACATTCCTCAGCTGATGTCGCACAACGTGGCTCGCGTCTTCGACATGGGACAACGTGGTTATGTGCGCGAAGGATACTTCGCAGATTTGGTTCTTGTTGACCCGAATGACAGTTGGACAGTGACACGTGATAACCTTCTCTACAAGTGTGGTTGGTCACCATTTGAAGGACAAGAATTCAGTCACCGTATTCACGCAACATGGGTGAATGGAGTGAAAGTTTACGATGGTGAAAACGTCACGGATAACCCTGCTGGTAAGCGCTTGACCTTCGATCGATGA
- a CDS encoding DUF4296 domain-containing protein: MKNWWVIVLFLFLFACAAETEEGYPEDILPRDQFVEIMVDVQLVEAVGKQKMIRTDDPRLKLAGYYQETFDKHNTNDSIFFKTYDWYYAHPEMMVEVYDEVIIRLTEMESQLSRENEGQDSDNER, translated from the coding sequence ATGAAGAACTGGTGGGTCATAGTTTTGTTTCTCTTTCTTTTCGCCTGTGCGGCGGAAACGGAAGAAGGCTATCCAGAAGATATTCTACCTCGAGATCAATTCGTTGAGATCATGGTAGATGTTCAGCTTGTAGAAGCCGTGGGTAAGCAAAAGATGATCCGAACAGATGATCCTCGGTTGAAGTTGGCTGGGTACTACCAAGAAACCTTCGATAAGCACAATACGAACGACTCGATCTTCTTCAAAACCTACGATTGGTACTACGCTCATCCAGAAATGATGGTTGAGGTGTACGACGAGGTGATTATTCGATTAACAGAGATGGAAAGTCAGCTTTCTCGTGAAAACGAGGGTCAAGATTCTGACAACGAACGGTAG
- a CDS encoding NAD-dependent epimerase/dehydratase family protein: MNLITGGTGLVGMHFIAALLKDKQEVRALIRKGADLTSVESFLRYQQLDPKSVDWVEGDILDVPSLMDAMEGVSRVIHAAALVSFHRKDRDLLYQVNVEGTANMVNVAMSAEIGEFVYISSVAALGRQDGALEVHEETEWKDDPELSHYARSKHMAEREVWRGSEEGLKVFVVNPGIIIGIGDFDRSSAEVFKQVDKGMPYYPGGSNGFVAVQDVIAASMHLIEHDHSNERYLLVGEHLKYQELFEQVGASIGAKVPSKEAPLWLMNTVRILSSIGERLTGKRAFITKENVKSASSNYRYLNDRMLSTSFKFTPLKGVIEETGKYYRSLSES; encoded by the coding sequence ATGAACCTGATCACAGGAGGTACCGGATTGGTTGGAATGCACTTCATTGCGGCGTTGTTGAAAGACAAGCAAGAGGTGCGTGCGCTGATTCGTAAGGGTGCTGATCTCACTAGCGTGGAATCGTTCCTCCGCTACCAGCAGTTGGATCCGAAATCGGTTGATTGGGTAGAGGGTGACATTCTCGATGTACCCTCATTGATGGATGCCATGGAAGGTGTTTCCCGTGTCATCCATGCAGCTGCCCTGGTATCATTCCATCGCAAAGACCGCGACCTACTCTACCAAGTCAATGTAGAAGGAACAGCCAACATGGTTAACGTAGCCATGAGCGCTGAGATCGGTGAGTTCGTCTACATCTCGTCTGTTGCTGCCTTGGGCAGACAAGACGGTGCCCTAGAGGTACACGAAGAAACAGAATGGAAAGACGATCCTGAACTCTCGCACTACGCACGAAGCAAACACATGGCCGAACGTGAAGTTTGGCGTGGAAGTGAAGAAGGGCTGAAGGTCTTCGTCGTGAATCCGGGAATCATCATTGGAATTGGAGACTTTGATCGAAGCAGCGCTGAAGTATTTAAGCAGGTCGACAAAGGAATGCCTTATTATCCAGGAGGTTCGAACGGTTTCGTAGCCGTACAAGATGTGATTGCGGCTAGCATGCATTTGATCGAACATGATCATAGCAATGAACGCTATTTGCTTGTAGGGGAACACTTGAAATACCAAGAGCTCTTTGAACAGGTAGGAGCATCCATTGGTGCCAAGGTACCTTCAAAAGAAGCACCATTGTGGTTGATGAATACGGTTCGCATTCTTTCATCTATCGGCGAAAGACTCACAGGAAAACGCGCCTTCATCACCAAAGAGAATGTCAAGAGTGCGTCAAGCAACTACCGTTATCTCAATGATCGCATGCTGAGCACGTCGTTCAAATTCACTCCACTCAAAGGAGTGATCGAAGAAACAGGGAAATACTACCGTTCGTTGTCAGAATCTTGA
- the uvrC gene encoding excinuclease ABC subunit UvrC — MLGKVDLANFGIPMETPENIQQILRRLPNKPGVYKHFDEEGTLLYVGKAKDLKKRVSSYFNKNRYENGKTRLLVKKIADIKFLVTDTELDALLLENSLIKKHQPRYNIQLKDDKTYPSIVIKKERFPRIFPTRQIIKDGSEYYGPYASVKTMHAVLDLVKKLYPIRTCNYHLSQENIEAGKFRVCLEYHIGNCLGPCEGKMDEETYNANVDSIRAIIKGNLGIASKLLKEQMEISAQEMRFEEAAELKKKLDLLQKFQAKSTIVNRNIHNTDVFGIVTDKKSAYVSYMKVMNGSIVQGYTTELKKRLDETDEELLMHAVVQIRDRYNSTSKEIFLPMEIDLTFPDAKTHVPQRGDKKKLMELAQRNANFYMRDKHKQQEMVDPEAHVNRVLETLKEDLRLKELPRHIECFDNSNIQGTNPASACVVFKNAKPSKGDYRKYNIKTVEGPNDFASMEEVVYRRYKRLKEEGEGYPQLIIIDGGKGQLSAAMKALDMLELRGEMAVIGIAKRLEEIFFPGDSIPIYIDKRSESLKLIQHLRNEAHRFSLSHHRNRRSKEALKTSLTDIKGVGFRTAQTLLVHFKTIEKIRQSSVEDLKKVVNDRVANAVYQYYQNN; from the coding sequence TTGCTAGGGAAGGTCGATTTGGCGAACTTTGGTATTCCGATGGAGACCCCAGAGAACATTCAACAGATTTTACGCCGCCTTCCGAACAAACCGGGTGTTTACAAGCACTTCGATGAAGAAGGAACCTTGCTTTACGTTGGGAAGGCGAAGGATCTGAAGAAACGTGTCTCGTCATACTTCAACAAGAACCGTTACGAAAACGGTAAAACACGCTTGTTGGTGAAGAAGATTGCCGACATCAAATTCTTGGTGACAGATACAGAGTTGGATGCGCTTCTTCTGGAGAATAGCTTGATCAAAAAGCATCAGCCGAGGTACAATATTCAGCTGAAAGATGACAAGACTTATCCGTCCATCGTCATCAAGAAAGAACGCTTCCCGCGCATCTTCCCTACCCGACAGATCATCAAGGATGGAAGCGAGTATTATGGTCCGTATGCTTCGGTAAAGACGATGCATGCCGTACTTGACCTCGTCAAGAAACTTTACCCGATTCGCACTTGCAACTACCATCTTTCACAAGAAAACATCGAAGCTGGAAAGTTCCGTGTGTGTCTTGAATACCATATTGGTAATTGTCTGGGTCCTTGTGAAGGAAAGATGGACGAGGAGACCTACAATGCCAACGTCGACTCCATTCGTGCGATCATCAAAGGAAACCTGGGGATTGCCTCAAAGCTCTTGAAGGAGCAAATGGAAATCAGCGCCCAAGAAATGCGCTTCGAAGAGGCTGCTGAATTGAAGAAGAAGTTAGACCTACTTCAGAAATTCCAGGCGAAGAGCACCATAGTGAATCGCAACATTCACAACACCGACGTCTTTGGCATTGTCACCGATAAGAAAAGTGCCTACGTCAGCTACATGAAGGTCATGAACGGCTCGATCGTTCAAGGCTACACCACCGAGCTGAAAAAGCGCCTCGACGAAACAGACGAGGAACTCTTGATGCATGCAGTCGTTCAAATCCGCGACCGTTACAATTCAACCTCCAAGGAGATCTTCTTACCGATGGAAATCGACTTGACCTTTCCTGATGCTAAAACGCACGTCCCGCAACGCGGTGATAAGAAGAAGCTGATGGAACTTGCTCAACGCAATGCGAACTTCTACATGCGCGATAAGCATAAGCAGCAAGAAATGGTTGATCCCGAGGCACATGTCAACCGCGTGCTGGAGACTTTAAAGGAAGACCTTCGCCTGAAAGAACTCCCTCGACATATAGAGTGTTTCGATAACTCAAACATTCAAGGAACCAACCCGGCTTCGGCTTGTGTTGTCTTTAAAAACGCCAAGCCTAGCAAAGGTGATTACCGGAAGTACAACATCAAAACGGTAGAAGGACCTAATGACTTCGCCAGCATGGAGGAAGTCGTGTATCGTCGATACAAACGCTTGAAGGAAGAAGGCGAAGGCTATCCTCAACTGATCATCATTGATGGTGGAAAGGGACAACTCAGCGCCGCGATGAAGGCCTTAGACATGTTAGAATTGCGTGGAGAAATGGCCGTAATAGGAATCGCTAAACGACTCGAAGAAATTTTCTTCCCAGGCGATAGTATTCCTATATACATTGACAAACGTTCCGAATCGTTGAAACTCATTCAACATCTTCGAAATGAAGCGCACCGATTCTCATTGTCACATCACCGCAACCGCAGAAGCAAAGAAGCTTTGAAGACCTCGTTAACCGATATCAAAGGAGTAGGATTCCGCACGGCACAGACGCTACTTGTACATTTCAAAACGATCGAGAAAATCAGACAGTCTTCTGTGGAAGACTTGAAGAAAGTGGTCAATGATCGCGTAGCAAATGCCGTCTATCAGTATTACCAAAACAACTGA
- a CDS encoding T9SS type A sorting domain-containing protein yields the protein MLRTLLLGLAVLFSSVSYAQYGDFGLPEQPHDTTAVDDLIFYGEMLDMSGGYNVGDTVYNFTVYDFDGNSVTLYDELAGPKPVLLLSGSVSCLRYRDTFEIGNNSQEYLAVRNFFDEYKELFNIIFIYGIEAHPTDGNCPSNCPTTTSNDTTVVQAVDYHYRRWALKTWQDSPEHEFEFPMYADNPDNAVYNNFFQRPYGMLAINCNGTVEVRADWMNSFCLNQDNIEALVGWTEGAGTCVIDWQGEEEEEEEEGEGEEEGEEEGEGNNEGEEEEEEEEGEGEEEEEEEEDDDPVVVDIDPNSLDGDGDDSVVSVEDITTRPFSLFPNPSNGQVSVAGLAGTGLLTITDMNGRMIDQQQINGTFVQLDLSNLANGSYIISIQEEGKLPKRERLILR from the coding sequence ATGTTACGTACACTCCTTTTAGGGCTAGCTGTCCTATTCTCTAGTGTGTCGTATGCTCAGTATGGCGATTTCGGTCTGCCTGAACAGCCTCATGACACCACAGCAGTTGATGACCTCATCTTTTATGGCGAAATGCTCGATATGAGCGGAGGTTATAACGTCGGCGATACTGTCTACAATTTCACAGTTTATGACTTCGACGGTAATTCAGTTACACTTTATGATGAGCTCGCCGGACCAAAGCCTGTGCTGCTACTTAGTGGTTCAGTCTCTTGCCTCCGTTACCGAGACACCTTCGAAATTGGGAACAACTCGCAAGAGTATCTAGCCGTTCGAAACTTCTTTGATGAATACAAAGAACTATTCAACATCATCTTCATTTACGGCATAGAAGCACACCCAACAGATGGGAATTGCCCTAGTAATTGTCCGACAACGACTAGTAATGACACTACCGTTGTACAAGCTGTGGACTATCACTACCGCAGATGGGCGCTAAAAACTTGGCAAGATTCACCTGAGCACGAGTTTGAATTCCCGATGTATGCAGATAACCCTGATAATGCGGTTTACAACAACTTTTTCCAAAGACCATATGGGATGCTTGCAATCAATTGCAATGGAACAGTTGAAGTTCGCGCCGATTGGATGAACAGCTTTTGTCTGAATCAAGATAACATAGAAGCACTCGTTGGATGGACCGAAGGTGCTGGGACGTGCGTGATTGATTGGCAAGGAGAAGAGGAAGAGGAAGAGGAAGAAGGAGAAGGAGAGGAAGAAGGAGAGGAAGAAGGAGAAGGAAATAACGAAGGAGAAGAAGAGGAAGAAGAGGAAGAAGGAGAAGGAGAGGAAGAAGAGGAAGAGGAAGAAGATGACGACCCTGTAGTGGTTGATATTGACCCGAACTCTTTAGATGGAGATGGAGATGATAGCGTGGTGAGTGTCGAAGACATTACTACTCGTCCGTTCTCGTTGTTCCCGAATCCGTCGAATGGGCAGGTTTCTGTGGCTGGGTTGGCTGGCACAGGATTGTTGACCATTACCGACATGAACGGTCGTATGATCGATCAGCAGCAGATTAACGGCACCTTTGTGCAGCTAGACTTGAGCAACCTGGCTAATGGTAGCTACATTATTAGCATTCAAGAAGAAGGAAAGCTTCCTAAGAG